The following proteins are encoded in a genomic region of Methanoculleus bourgensis MS2:
- a CDS encoding tetratricopeptide repeat protein, with product MDFFSNILGQGKGANPAINQGNAQFEAGNYTEAVKSFEKALRIDPENGPVRLSMGRALACLGRDGEAAEWLRKALDSSPGDAGILRALGHVLARTGDYQEAAECFATIVEKKPADTNAWYWRGEMLERLGRYADVAEAYARALDGNSEDVVLQEKLGRTLERTGAYREAAACFERILRANPESPGAFARKGAALLYRGDYSGAVASFDRVLAGDPHNLDALYGKARALEHLGRFQDAADCYGMITAADPGNTPALHHQGSLLLRSGRYAEALECFDKVALADPDNMAVRYSMGLVYDTLGRYDRAVKSFDHILKHDQGQIHVWYARGMALFRLGQYADAIRSFDRVLESRAMTGMKWIGSTSDLALFERDEAGSPLKQKPLKVDAWSETILNRRGTALLHLGRYAEALADFERVLESDPGNIPVLQQSSTALIHLGRYDEAGICLDAVLEREPHNVVARLMKADVLENLGRYGDALAHLEAVPGAGRDDLFALHRKGETLMHLARYAEAAAAFDALLEVNPGDAAAAMSRGEALMHLGDYEKALGCFDRVLEGDPADRGALIGRSSALERLGRYEDALGSIDRAMQAGPADTGTLTRKAWLLEGLGRYADAANCYEVLRNANPGAGGNLLNLGVVLAVLGRYEEAAGWFGQAVEADPGDLFAWFNRGRALERMGRYADAAECYANVTAGRPGDTGACFALASVLAELGRHQEAIEYCDRVLASDTSNAAVTKLRAEMLEAVGRHKEAAEAYERYLEVSPDDRDAQMALGMALERDGRYGDAIRHYALVLKGDEGDAEAWYTLESALVHMGRYEEALECSNSIIEVSPENQAAWQRRGEIFMWLGRYEEAVACFEKVLDADPMDTLTQRRLGEANEKAGRYEEAIAAYTRVLDREPANIETLHARASALIHLGRYGEAIKSIDKIIVILPENPAVLFMRGAVLEKAGRYDDALVSYEKALQVAPKNAAIWNATGMLLDALGRYPDAIRSFDTAIDLGNADIHAWLCKGVALSHLGRHDQAVTCYDMVLGADPRHARAWYLKGRALDRLGRFAEAVECFGKALEGEELP from the coding sequence TCAGGGAAAAGGTGCGAACCCCGCAATCAACCAGGGGAATGCTCAGTTCGAGGCTGGAAACTACACTGAGGCGGTGAAGAGTTTTGAGAAAGCGCTCAGGATCGATCCCGAAAACGGCCCGGTCAGGCTCTCCATGGGACGGGCGCTCGCCTGCCTCGGCAGGGACGGGGAGGCAGCGGAGTGGCTGAGGAAGGCCCTCGATTCGTCACCCGGTGATGCGGGGATACTCCGTGCGCTGGGGCACGTCCTGGCCAGGACCGGCGACTACCAGGAGGCAGCGGAATGTTTCGCCACGATCGTGGAGAAGAAACCCGCCGACACAAACGCCTGGTACTGGAGAGGCGAGATGCTCGAGAGGCTTGGCCGGTATGCCGATGTGGCGGAAGCCTACGCACGAGCGCTGGACGGGAACTCAGAAGACGTTGTCCTGCAGGAAAAACTCGGGAGAACCCTTGAGAGGACCGGCGCCTACCGGGAAGCAGCGGCCTGCTTTGAGAGAATTCTCCGGGCGAACCCTGAAAGCCCCGGTGCGTTCGCAAGGAAGGGGGCCGCCCTCCTGTACCGCGGGGATTATTCCGGGGCCGTTGCCTCGTTTGACCGGGTGCTTGCCGGGGACCCGCATAACCTGGATGCCCTCTACGGCAAAGCACGGGCGCTCGAGCACCTCGGCCGCTTCCAGGATGCTGCCGACTGTTATGGGATGATCACCGCCGCCGATCCCGGAAACACCCCTGCCCTGCACCACCAGGGCTCGCTCCTCCTCCGTTCCGGGAGGTACGCGGAGGCGCTTGAGTGCTTCGATAAGGTCGCCCTCGCCGACCCTGATAATATGGCAGTACGCTACTCCATGGGCCTGGTCTACGATACGCTCGGCCGCTATGACCGGGCGGTCAAGAGTTTTGACCATATCCTGAAACACGACCAGGGCCAGATCCACGTCTGGTACGCCCGCGGCATGGCGCTCTTCCGCCTCGGTCAGTACGCAGATGCGATCCGGTCATTTGACCGCGTGCTTGAGAGCCGGGCGATGACCGGGATGAAGTGGATCGGGAGCACCAGTGACCTTGCGCTCTTTGAGAGAGACGAGGCGGGGTCTCCCCTGAAGCAGAAACCGTTGAAGGTTGATGCCTGGAGTGAGACTATCCTGAACCGCAGGGGGACCGCGCTGCTCCACCTGGGCCGGTACGCGGAGGCGCTGGCGGACTTCGAGCGCGTCCTTGAGTCTGACCCCGGGAACATCCCCGTCCTGCAGCAGAGCAGCACCGCGCTCATCCATCTTGGCAGGTATGACGAGGCCGGGATCTGCCTGGACGCGGTTCTTGAGAGGGAGCCGCATAACGTCGTCGCCCGCCTGATGAAAGCGGACGTCCTCGAAAACCTCGGCAGGTACGGCGATGCGCTGGCTCACCTTGAAGCGGTGCCGGGTGCCGGTAGGGATGACCTCTTTGCCCTGCACCGGAAGGGAGAGACCCTGATGCATCTCGCGCGGTATGCGGAAGCAGCAGCAGCGTTCGATGCTCTCCTCGAGGTCAATCCAGGGGATGCCGCGGCGGCGATGAGCAGGGGAGAGGCGCTCATGCATCTTGGGGACTACGAGAAGGCGCTCGGGTGCTTTGACCGGGTGCTCGAAGGAGACCCGGCCGACCGGGGCGCCCTGATCGGCAGGAGCAGCGCGCTCGAACGTCTCGGCCGTTACGAGGATGCTCTCGGGTCCATTGACCGGGCGATGCAGGCCGGTCCTGCGGATACCGGCACGCTCACCCGCAAGGCATGGCTCCTCGAGGGGCTCGGGCGTTATGCCGACGCGGCCAACTGCTACGAAGTGCTCCGCAACGCCAATCCCGGCGCCGGGGGAAATCTGCTGAATCTCGGGGTCGTTCTTGCCGTGCTCGGCCGCTATGAGGAGGCCGCCGGGTGGTTCGGGCAGGCCGTCGAGGCCGACCCCGGCGACCTCTTTGCCTGGTTTAACCGGGGCCGGGCCCTGGAGAGGATGGGACGATACGCGGATGCGGCTGAGTGCTATGCGAACGTGACCGCCGGGCGGCCGGGAGATACCGGTGCCTGTTTTGCGCTCGCATCCGTGCTTGCGGAGCTTGGCAGACACCAGGAGGCGATCGAGTACTGCGATCGGGTCCTTGCATCCGATACCTCGAACGCAGCGGTCACAAAGCTCCGGGCAGAGATGCTGGAAGCCGTCGGCAGGCACAAGGAGGCGGCCGAGGCGTACGAGCGTTACCTTGAAGTCTCCCCCGACGACCGGGATGCGCAGATGGCGCTCGGCATGGCACTCGAGCGGGATGGGAGGTACGGCGATGCTATCAGGCATTATGCGCTGGTGCTCAAGGGCGATGAGGGTGACGCTGAAGCATGGTATACCCTCGAGAGTGCTCTTGTGCATATGGGGAGGTACGAGGAGGCGCTGGAGTGCTCTAATAGCATCATCGAGGTCAGCCCAGAGAACCAGGCTGCCTGGCAGCGGCGGGGGGAGATCTTCATGTGGCTCGGGCGCTATGAAGAAGCGGTAGCGTGCTTTGAGAAGGTTCTTGACGCCGACCCGATGGACACCCTCACCCAGCGAAGACTCGGGGAGGCAAACGAGAAGGCGGGCAGGTACGAGGAGGCGATCGCTGCCTATACCCGGGTGCTCGACCGGGAACCGGCGAATATTGAGACGCTCCACGCACGAGCCTCGGCTCTTATCCACCTCGGCAGGTATGGTGAGGCGATCAAATCCATCGATAAGATCATCGTCATCCTGCCCGAGAACCCTGCCGTCCTCTTCATGCGGGGGGCGGTGCTCGAGAAGGCAGGCAGGTACGATGATGCCCTGGTGAGCTACGAGAAAGCGCTCCAGGTGGCCCCGAAGAACGCGGCCATCTGGAACGCGACCGGGATGCTGCTGGATGCTCTGGGGCGCTACCCTGACGCCATCAGGTCGTTTGATACCGCGATAGACCTCGGCAACGCGGATATCCACGCCTGGCTCTGCAAAGGAGTAGCCCTCAGCCACCTGGGCCGGCATGACCAGGCGGTCACCTGCTATGATATGGTCCTGGGGGCGGATCCCCGCCATGCCCGGGCCTGGTACCTGAAGGGGAGGGCGCTTGACCGGCTGGGCAGGTTCGCGGAGGCGGTGGAGTGCTTTGGGAAGGCGCTGGAGGGCGAGGAACTGCCATGA
- a CDS encoding FKBP-type peptidyl-prolyl cis-trans isomerase — MRYAPGFLLLVMVLLVAGAGCTGTEAQVKTGDTVKVHYTGTFENGTVFDSSAGREPLEFTVGAGMMIPGFDEGVVGMQVEETKTIHIPADRAYGNYREDLVFLTDPARIPGGENLTVGQQVGVTLPNGQSLVGTVTGVSPDGIVIDANHRLAGENLTFSVRVVEIGR; from the coding sequence ATGAGGTATGCGCCGGGGTTCCTGCTGCTGGTCATGGTGCTCCTTGTAGCCGGTGCCGGGTGCACCGGGACAGAGGCGCAGGTGAAGACCGGGGATACGGTGAAGGTCCACTACACAGGCACCTTTGAGAACGGGACGGTCTTTGACAGTTCCGCCGGGCGTGAACCGCTGGAGTTTACCGTCGGCGCCGGTATGATGATCCCCGGGTTTGATGAGGGTGTTGTGGGGATGCAGGTGGAGGAGACGAAGACCATCCACATCCCGGCCGACCGGGCGTACGGGAACTACCGGGAAGACCTTGTCTTTCTCACCGACCCGGCAAGGATCCCGGGAGGGGAGAACCTGACCGTCGGGCAGCAGGTCGGGGTAACCCTGCCCAACGGTCAGAGTCTGGTCGGAACGGTCACCGGCGTGTCGCCCGACGGGATCGTCATCGACGCGAATCACCGTCTCGCGGGGGAGAACCTCACGTTCTCCGTCAGGGTCGTTGAGATTGGGCGGTGA
- a CDS encoding hemolysin family protein yields MPDPKPGESCTMPIAASILVIILLILANGFFSMTEFALISARKARLQKRAADGDAGAAAALELADDPTQFLSTIQVGITVVGILAGAFGGATIAGPLAGIFSGIPLLAPYSGPLAVAIVVAAITYLTLVIGELVPKRVAMGNAERIACRVARPMRFLARVGAPLVRLLSASTETVLTVLGVRQPSGPEVTEEDIRILIEQATRAGIFREAEQDMVESVFRLGDRRVSVLMTPRPDVVAVDVEDPPEENWQKMVESGHVYFPVYREHLDNLLGVVSVRNLWARMIKGEPPDLAKAIEPALFVPESVMALAVLEEFKTSGARLAFITDEYGSIQGLVTVHDIMEAIVGGIPSVEHPPEAMAVQREDGSWLLDGMLPIDEFHDLFDVGGLPGEERGYYQTLGGFVMMYLERTPEAGDRFTWDNLQFEVLDMDGYRVDKVLVTPVAAEEKENP; encoded by the coding sequence ATGCCGGACCCCAAACCCGGGGAGAGCTGTACGATGCCTATCGCTGCCAGCATCCTGGTCATCATCCTGCTGATACTTGCAAACGGGTTCTTCTCGATGACCGAGTTTGCCCTTATCTCTGCACGAAAGGCACGTCTGCAGAAGAGAGCGGCCGACGGTGACGCGGGGGCGGCGGCAGCCCTCGAACTTGCAGACGACCCGACACAGTTCCTCTCTACAATCCAGGTCGGGATCACCGTCGTCGGGATCCTGGCGGGAGCTTTCGGCGGGGCGACGATCGCGGGGCCTCTTGCCGGGATATTCTCCGGTATCCCCCTGCTTGCCCCTTACAGCGGGCCGCTCGCGGTCGCGATCGTCGTCGCCGCCATCACCTACCTGACGCTGGTGATCGGTGAACTGGTGCCGAAGCGGGTGGCTATGGGCAACGCTGAACGGATCGCATGCCGGGTAGCCCGCCCGATGCGGTTCCTCGCCAGGGTCGGTGCGCCCCTTGTCCGGCTGCTGAGCGCCTCAACCGAGACGGTGCTCACGGTGCTCGGGGTGCGGCAGCCGTCCGGGCCTGAGGTCACGGAGGAGGATATCAGGATCCTGATAGAACAGGCAACCCGGGCAGGAATCTTCCGGGAGGCGGAACAGGATATGGTAGAGAGTGTCTTCCGCCTCGGCGACCGGCGGGTCAGCGTGCTGATGACCCCGCGGCCCGATGTCGTGGCCGTGGATGTGGAGGACCCTCCCGAAGAGAACTGGCAGAAGATGGTCGAATCCGGCCACGTATACTTCCCGGTCTACCGCGAGCACCTGGATAACCTGCTCGGCGTCGTCTCGGTCCGCAACCTCTGGGCACGGATGATCAAGGGGGAACCCCCCGACCTCGCAAAGGCGATCGAGCCCGCCCTCTTTGTGCCCGAGAGTGTCATGGCGCTGGCGGTCCTCGAAGAGTTCAAGACCTCAGGCGCACGGCTCGCCTTTATCACCGACGAGTATGGGAGCATCCAGGGGCTGGTTACGGTGCACGACATCATGGAGGCGATTGTCGGAGGTATCCCGTCGGTCGAGCACCCGCCCGAGGCCATGGCGGTCCAGCGCGAGGACGGGTCATGGCTCCTCGACGGGATGCTCCCAATCGACGAGTTTCACGACCTCTTCGACGTAGGCGGCCTGCCCGGCGAGGAACGCGGGTATTACCAGACGCTCGGGGGGTTTGTGATGATGTACCTCGAGCGGACACCCGAGGCCGGAGACCGGTTTACCTGGGATAATCTCCAGTTCGAGGTCCTCGATATGGACGGCTACCGGGTTGATAAGGTGCTGGTCACCCCGGTGGCTGCCGAAGAGAAGGAGAACCCCTGA